A part of Melittangium boletus DSM 14713 genomic DNA contains:
- a CDS encoding LuxR C-terminal-related transcriptional regulator encodes MDPWSRFKPEEQKLALGVVDDFGSSLELETMFSNARERLSQLIPMEALALCVSRPGDALGYDWVPFGLSSSFFQHYPEVAPHDFVRSSTTRLPNQALRDSQMVPRDALIRNPMYERLRELGQPIEHCMSVSLWVSPEWHGGLTFYRARRRPFSQHHQALLQWLTPRLARAIGHCRTFGETRTHAALLRAVAERQGAVILVRGTGLDDWTPTASATALLEEWFPPSERVAGIPQEFRTRLACLAKRGGGLDDGPLVWIKRDTDKDLKVTFEPLPTLGGEARSWLIQLEERRLSIPFPRSWRGKLSPKETEVVSLAFLFWDYQSIAEELEIKLNTVKQHIESACNKLGAYNLKRLMALALRDS; translated from the coding sequence ATGGATCCCTGGTCGCGCTTCAAGCCGGAGGAGCAGAAACTCGCCCTCGGCGTCGTCGATGACTTCGGCAGCTCCCTGGAACTCGAGACGATGTTCTCCAACGCGCGGGAGCGGCTGAGTCAGTTGATCCCGATGGAAGCCCTGGCGTTGTGTGTCTCCCGGCCGGGCGATGCCTTGGGGTACGACTGGGTACCCTTTGGACTGTCTTCCTCGTTCTTCCAGCACTATCCGGAGGTGGCGCCGCATGACTTCGTCCGGAGCAGCACGACGCGCCTTCCCAACCAGGCCCTGCGGGACTCACAGATGGTGCCGCGCGACGCGTTGATCCGCAATCCCATGTATGAACGGTTGCGCGAGCTGGGCCAGCCCATCGAGCACTGCATGTCCGTCTCGCTCTGGGTGAGTCCTGAGTGGCACGGCGGCTTGACGTTCTATCGGGCCCGACGCCGGCCCTTCTCCCAACACCATCAGGCGCTCCTGCAATGGCTGACGCCCCGGCTGGCGAGGGCCATCGGCCACTGCCGGACGTTCGGAGAGACGCGGACCCATGCCGCGCTCCTGCGCGCGGTGGCCGAGCGCCAGGGCGCCGTCATCCTCGTGAGGGGCACGGGTCTGGACGACTGGACACCGACGGCGTCGGCCACGGCGTTGTTGGAGGAGTGGTTCCCTCCCTCGGAGCGGGTGGCGGGCATTCCCCAGGAGTTTCGGACCCGGTTGGCTTGCCTGGCCAAGCGCGGGGGAGGCCTCGACGACGGGCCCCTGGTGTGGATCAAACGGGACACGGACAAGGACTTGAAGGTGACCTTCGAGCCCCTGCCCACGTTGGGCGGAGAGGCGCGCTCCTGGCTCATCCAGTTGGAGGAGCGTCGGCTCTCCATCCCCTTTCCCAGGAGCTGGCGAGGAAAGCTCTCGCCGAAGGAGACGGAGGTGGTGTCCCTGGCCTTCCTCTTCTGGGACTACCAGTCCATCGCCGAAGAGCTGGAGATCAAGCTGAACACGGTGAAGCAGCACATCGAGAGCGCGTGCAACAAGCTGGGGGCGTACAACCTCAAGAGGCTCATGGCGCTGGCCCTTCGCGATTCGTGA
- a CDS encoding alpha/beta fold hydrolase, giving the protein MNPLSPLSMRTASQDARPFCEPISSRVHTLMGGGGVTLRVRDMGDPEGPPLFFLHGFSQSHQAWRRQLHSALGLGFRLVAMDLRGHGDSDSPRGAYGDGRLWADDVQAVISGLGLEQVLLVAWSYGGMVVADYLRHYGERHVAGVNFVGAMVKSGTEEAFGLLAPEMLALIPGLFSPDAVPGHAALESFVSLLHHAPETPETRRAVMAYTSRVPAHVREGLGSRSQDNDDVLRELSVPVLVSHGLEDRVVLPASGLHIASLLPHARVSLYRDTGHSPFWEDDRRFNRELAAFAAKCW; this is encoded by the coding sequence ATGAACCCCCTCTCCCCCCTCTCCATGCGGACCGCTTCCCAGGACGCGCGGCCCTTCTGCGAGCCCATCTCCAGCCGGGTGCACACCCTGATGGGCGGGGGGGGCGTCACCCTGCGGGTGAGGGACATGGGAGACCCGGAGGGGCCGCCCCTGTTCTTCCTGCATGGCTTCTCGCAGTCCCACCAGGCATGGCGGCGCCAGCTCCACAGCGCCCTGGGCCTGGGCTTCCGGCTGGTGGCGATGGACCTGCGCGGCCATGGGGACTCGGACTCGCCCCGGGGCGCCTACGGCGACGGACGGCTGTGGGCCGATGACGTCCAGGCCGTCATCTCCGGGCTGGGCCTGGAGCAGGTGCTGCTGGTGGCCTGGAGCTACGGGGGCATGGTCGTCGCGGACTACCTGCGCCACTACGGCGAGCGGCACGTGGCCGGGGTGAACTTCGTGGGCGCCATGGTGAAGAGCGGCACGGAGGAGGCCTTCGGACTGCTCGCGCCGGAGATGCTGGCGCTCATCCCCGGACTCTTCTCCCCGGACGCGGTGCCGGGCCACGCCGCGCTCGAGTCCTTCGTCTCCCTGCTGCACCACGCGCCCGAGACGCCCGAGACGCGCCGCGCGGTGATGGCCTACACCTCGCGCGTGCCCGCCCACGTGCGCGAGGGCCTGGGCTCGCGCTCCCAGGACAACGACGACGTGCTCCGGGAGCTGTCGGTGCCGGTGCTCGTGTCCCATGGCCTGGAGGACCGGGTGGTGCTGCCCGCCTCGGGCCTGCACATCGCCTCGCTCCTGCCCCACGCCCGCGTGTCACTCTACCGGGACACGGGCCACTCCCCCTTCTGGGAAGACGACCGGCGCTTCAACCGGGAGCTGGCCGCGTTCGCCGCGAAGTGCTGGTAG